Proteins found in one Subtercola endophyticus genomic segment:
- a CDS encoding META domain-containing protein: MKLLVARIAMVATAAFTLMTVSGCSSSGSAFAGSWGTDSPGQPSLSIQPDGTFSGTDGCNRLMGKGTASGDTFDFGTFASTMMWCEGVTTWLNLASTAKIDGTKLVVFQSTGEQIGTLAKQ; the protein is encoded by the coding sequence ATGAAGCTCCTGGTCGCCCGAATCGCCATGGTCGCAACGGCCGCCTTTACGCTGATGACGGTCTCCGGATGCTCGAGCTCAGGTTCGGCGTTCGCAGGGAGCTGGGGCACAGACTCTCCGGGCCAACCCTCGCTGAGCATCCAGCCCGATGGAACGTTCTCGGGAACGGACGGCTGCAACCGCCTCATGGGCAAGGGAACCGCCTCGGGCGACACCTTCGACTTCGGCACGTTCGCCTCGACCATGATGTGGTGCGAGGGGGTCACGACGTGGCTCAACCTGGCGTCGACGGCCAAGATCGACGGCACGAAGCTCGTGGTCTTCCAGAGCACCGGCGAGCAGATCGGCACGCTCGCCAAGCAGTAA
- a CDS encoding RNA polymerase sigma factor, which yields MRRANGHDAYDATDASAAADAREAPHARDAHNALTRAHRDEWARIVATLAKRFANLDVAEDAAAEAFASAAERWPSQGIPPNPGGWLTTTAIRKALDKLRRESTRDARHPEALLVTDTQPEPLEAIDDDRLRLIFICCHPALAMNARVALTLRMVGGLSVPEIANAFFVQDTTMGARLTRAKAKIAAAGIPFRLPDADDVPRRVSGVLAVLFLIFNEGYLATSAGSAPVRDDLTAESIRLAGLLRQLLPLDGEVSGMLALMLLIDARRAARVSPSGELVPLAEQDRRLWNAAQIAEGHTLVRERLASGQAPGRYQLLAAINAVHTDGNATDWAQVVALYYQLVRLDTSPIVRLNRAIAVGERGDLGAALALIDDLEPELSSYHAYHAARAHVLLKLGRIAASGDAYDAAIGLAGNSAEIAYLTRQRDHLSGK from the coding sequence ATGCGCAGGGCTAACGGCCACGATGCCTACGACGCAACCGACGCCAGTGCGGCCGCCGACGCGCGTGAGGCGCCTCACGCGCGCGACGCCCACAACGCTCTGACTCGCGCCCACCGCGACGAGTGGGCGCGCATCGTCGCGACCCTCGCAAAGCGGTTCGCCAACCTCGACGTGGCAGAAGACGCGGCGGCGGAAGCCTTCGCGTCCGCTGCCGAGCGATGGCCCTCGCAGGGCATCCCGCCGAACCCCGGCGGCTGGCTCACGACCACCGCCATTCGTAAGGCCCTCGACAAGCTCCGCCGCGAGAGCACCCGCGACGCACGACACCCAGAGGCGCTGCTCGTGACCGACACTCAGCCCGAGCCTCTCGAAGCGATCGACGACGATCGGCTGCGGCTGATCTTCATCTGCTGCCACCCGGCGCTCGCTATGAACGCTCGTGTCGCGCTGACCCTGCGCATGGTAGGCGGGCTCAGCGTGCCCGAAATCGCCAACGCCTTCTTCGTGCAAGACACCACAATGGGAGCTCGCCTCACCCGCGCGAAGGCGAAGATCGCGGCAGCGGGCATCCCGTTTCGCCTGCCCGACGCAGACGATGTGCCGCGCAGGGTCTCGGGCGTGCTGGCGGTGTTGTTCCTCATCTTCAACGAGGGATACCTCGCGACGAGTGCCGGCTCCGCACCCGTGCGTGACGACCTCACCGCCGAATCCATTCGACTCGCCGGCCTGTTGCGTCAGCTGTTGCCGCTCGATGGCGAGGTCAGCGGGATGCTCGCCCTGATGCTGCTCATCGACGCACGCCGCGCGGCTCGCGTGTCACCCTCCGGCGAGCTGGTGCCGCTCGCCGAACAAGACCGACGCCTGTGGAACGCCGCTCAGATCGCCGAAGGACACACGCTCGTTCGCGAGCGATTGGCCTCCGGTCAGGCGCCAGGTCGTTACCAGCTGCTCGCGGCGATCAACGCCGTGCACACCGACGGCAACGCGACCGATTGGGCGCAGGTCGTCGCGCTCTACTACCAGCTCGTTAGGCTCGACACCTCACCGATCGTGCGGCTGAACCGGGCTATCGCGGTGGGGGAGCGCGGCGATCTCGGGGCCGCGCTGGCGCTCATCGACGACCTCGAGCCGGAGCTGTCTTCGTACCACGCCTACCATGCCGCGCGGGCGCACGTCTTGCTCAAGCTGGGCCGCATCGCAGCCTCCGGGGATGCATACGACGCGGCGATCGGTCTCGCTGGCAACTCCGCCGAGATCGCCTATCTCACTCGTCAGCGAGACCACTTGTCGGGGAAGTGA
- a CDS encoding YciI family protein → MQYLVNVIDYRSESGTAEEAEAIDAFNEKLIAGGHWVFAAGLADPTTSTVIDARGDEPIFTDGPFVEAKEWAAGLWIIEAPDLDVALKLMAEGSKASNRRLEVRPVLAPPA, encoded by the coding sequence ATGCAGTATCTGGTCAACGTCATCGATTACCGCAGCGAGTCCGGCACCGCCGAAGAGGCGGAAGCGATCGACGCCTTCAATGAGAAGCTCATCGCCGGTGGGCACTGGGTGTTCGCCGCAGGTCTCGCTGACCCGACCACGTCGACGGTGATCGACGCCAGGGGAGACGAGCCGATCTTCACCGACGGTCCGTTCGTCGAGGCGAAGGAGTGGGCCGCCGGGCTCTGGATCATCGAGGCACCCGACCTCGATGTCGCACTGAAGCTGATGGCCGAGGGGTCGAAAGCCTCCAACCGCCGCCTCGAGGTGCGTCCGGTGCTCGCGCCGCCGGCGTGA
- a CDS encoding dihydrofolate reductase family protein — protein MNLTISIQVSVDGVMQANGGNNDELDPGFTRGGWAIPTGDAESFAYIVSTWQRADAFLLGRKTYGLFAEYWGRQSDESNPFSGAMNPRPKYVVSNTLADPEWANTTVISGDIAAGIRNLKTQTGGELVVVGSGMLARWLLENELVDEINLIVCPVIVGDGLRLFPQQGKDFALELISSKVFPTGVLAQTYRPTGRPTYA, from the coding sequence ATGAACCTCACGATCTCGATCCAGGTCAGCGTCGACGGAGTGATGCAGGCCAACGGCGGCAACAACGACGAACTCGACCCCGGTTTTACGCGCGGGGGCTGGGCCATTCCGACCGGCGACGCCGAGTCGTTCGCTTACATTGTGAGCACGTGGCAGCGCGCGGATGCGTTTCTGCTCGGGCGTAAGACGTACGGCCTGTTCGCCGAGTACTGGGGAAGGCAGTCCGACGAGTCGAATCCGTTCTCCGGTGCGATGAACCCGCGGCCGAAGTACGTCGTGTCGAATACTCTTGCCGACCCGGAATGGGCGAATACGACTGTTATTTCGGGTGACATCGCCGCGGGCATCCGGAACCTGAAGACACAAACGGGCGGCGAACTCGTGGTGGTGGGCAGCGGGATGCTCGCCCGGTGGTTGCTCGAGAACGAACTGGTCGACGAGATCAACCTCATCGTGTGCCCCGTGATCGTCGGCGACGGGCTGCGGCTGTTTCCGCAGCAGGGCAAGGACTTTGCGCTCGAGCTCATCTCGTCGAAGGTGTTTCCGACGGGTGTGCTCGCGCAGACCTACCGGCCCACTGGCCGCCCGACTTACGCCTGA
- a CDS encoding MerR family transcriptional regulator — protein MRISQLAAESGVSVPSIKFYLREGLLHDGVRTSATQAEYDGEHVRRLRLIRALLGPGGLTVVGAQSLLGTMEHPPEHAHDLLGAAHAASAPAGKANRDDLDAVRAEAASWGWDVSGCDPLVLSALGDALERLRDADFAVPPSVMRAYVDAMKSVAAAEVAEIPTDSADAAVRYVVLGTILVEPLLLAMRRLAQETASLERFGVAPPGELGA, from the coding sequence ATGCGGATCTCGCAATTGGCGGCTGAGAGCGGCGTCAGCGTTCCGTCGATCAAGTTCTACCTGCGCGAGGGCCTGCTTCACGACGGCGTGCGAACATCTGCCACGCAGGCCGAATACGACGGTGAGCACGTTCGGCGGCTGCGGCTGATTCGGGCGCTGCTCGGGCCGGGCGGTCTTACCGTTGTGGGCGCTCAGTCTCTGCTCGGCACCATGGAGCATCCGCCGGAACATGCGCACGACCTGCTCGGGGCCGCCCATGCGGCCAGCGCTCCGGCTGGCAAAGCGAACCGCGACGATCTCGACGCCGTGCGTGCAGAGGCGGCGAGCTGGGGCTGGGATGTTTCGGGCTGCGATCCGCTCGTGCTCAGTGCGCTCGGCGACGCTCTCGAGCGTCTGCGCGACGCCGATTTCGCCGTGCCACCCTCCGTCATGCGCGCCTATGTCGATGCGATGAAGTCTGTCGCCGCGGCCGAGGTCGCCGAAATTCCCACCGATTCGGCCGACGCGGCCGTTCGCTATGTTGTGCTCGGCACGATCCTCGTCGAGCCGCTGCTGCTGGCGATGCGCCGGCTCGCCCAGGAGACCGCTTCGCTCGAGCGGTTCGGCGTGGCGCCGCCGGGGGAGTTGGGTGCGTGA
- a CDS encoding DUF4188 domain-containing protein has translation MAKIFPGRMTHRREGELVVFMIGMRINRPWRPDQWLPAFMAMGPMLVELASDPTSGLLGCRFTLGAGGPVLVQYWASKEQLYSYASERDAAHRPAWAAFNSRARKAPGAVGIWHETYLVDSAESMYVGMPLSGLARATEHVPVVARTDRARDRMTGGRTEAEPRSA, from the coding sequence ATGGCGAAAATCTTTCCAGGCCGAATGACGCACCGACGCGAGGGCGAACTCGTGGTCTTCATGATCGGGATGCGCATCAACCGCCCGTGGCGACCCGATCAATGGCTGCCCGCGTTCATGGCCATGGGGCCGATGCTCGTCGAGCTCGCGAGCGACCCGACCTCGGGATTGCTCGGCTGCCGGTTCACGCTCGGCGCCGGCGGCCCGGTTCTCGTGCAGTACTGGGCCTCGAAAGAGCAGCTCTACTCCTACGCGAGCGAGCGGGATGCCGCCCATCGCCCGGCGTGGGCCGCGTTCAACTCTCGGGCGCGCAAAGCTCCCGGCGCCGTCGGCATCTGGCACGAGACCTACCTCGTCGACAGCGCCGAGAGCATGTACGTCGGCATGCCGTTGTCGGGACTCGCGCGGGCGACCGAGCATGTACCGGTCGTGGCGCGCACCGACCGCGCGAGAGACCGGATGACCGGCGGGCGCACGGAAGCCGAACCGCGTTCGGCGTAA
- a CDS encoding amino acid ABC transporter ATP-binding protein, which produces MTPFLVATDVTKKFNGTTVVDDVSLTVDKGETLCLLGPSGAGKSTFLRCINMLERIDAGRIVLDGEELGWQRHKNSMRELSGKDEARQRQEIGMVFQSFNLFAHLTVLENVIEAPIGVLKLNRAKAIADAHEFLDRVGLDNKADAYPSQLSGGQQQRVAIARALAMRPKLMLFDEPTSALDPELVSEVLESIKDLASTGITMLIVTHEIGFAREVCDRFVFMEQGKIVEVGPAANLTVSAAESPRTRDFLSKVL; this is translated from the coding sequence ATGACGCCCTTTCTCGTGGCCACCGATGTCACCAAGAAGTTCAACGGCACGACGGTGGTGGATGATGTGAGCCTCACTGTCGACAAGGGTGAGACCCTCTGCCTGCTGGGGCCGTCGGGCGCCGGCAAGAGCACCTTTCTTCGCTGCATCAACATGCTGGAGCGCATCGACGCGGGCCGCATCGTGCTCGACGGCGAAGAACTCGGCTGGCAGCGCCACAAGAACTCGATGCGCGAACTCTCGGGAAAAGACGAAGCCCGGCAGCGCCAAGAGATCGGCATGGTCTTTCAGAGCTTCAACCTTTTCGCTCACCTGACCGTGCTCGAGAACGTCATCGAGGCGCCCATCGGCGTGCTGAAGCTGAACCGTGCGAAGGCCATCGCCGACGCTCACGAATTTCTCGACAGAGTGGGCCTCGACAACAAAGCGGATGCCTACCCGAGCCAGCTTTCGGGCGGCCAGCAGCAACGTGTGGCCATCGCCCGTGCGCTCGCGATGCGGCCCAAACTCATGCTCTTCGATGAGCCGACCAGCGCCCTAGACCCCGAACTCGTGAGCGAGGTGCTCGAATCTATCAAAGACCTGGCGAGCACGGGTATCACGATGCTGATCGTCACCCACGAGATCGGTTTCGCCCGTGAGGTGTGCGATCGCTTCGTGTTCATGGAGCAAGGCAAGATCGTCGAGGTCGGGCCTGCCGCGAACCTCACCGTCAGCGCTGCGGAGAGCCCGCGAACCCGCGACTTCCTGTCAAAGGTGCTCTGA
- a CDS encoding amino acid ABC transporter permease, translated as MPAQDNDPALLPHVPRRHVGRAVAAVVLVLALLLLVQSLAVNQALDWPTVWKFFANYDVLAGLGRTLLITAIAIVVAVILGGLLATMRLSENRVLRGIAWIYVWFFRSVPLLVLLILTFNLSLLWPTISIGIPFGPTFYSVETQDLINPFVAAVVTFSLQQAAYTSEVLRASIQSVPTGQREAAIALGMTRTRTMLRIVFPQAFRVALPPIGNDTINLLKSTSLVAFIAVPDLMYSVQQIYSANFLIIPLLVVATIWYMIVVSVLSVGQSLLERRLRNSPARQGRQKPPGLATQESSPTAVNPLAADRSELTK; from the coding sequence ATGCCTGCACAAGATAACGACCCGGCACTCCTGCCGCACGTACCGAGAAGACATGTCGGTCGAGCAGTCGCCGCCGTCGTGCTCGTGCTGGCACTGCTTCTGCTGGTTCAGAGCCTGGCCGTCAACCAGGCTCTGGACTGGCCCACCGTCTGGAAGTTCTTCGCGAACTACGACGTGCTGGCCGGCCTCGGCCGAACCCTGCTGATCACCGCCATCGCGATCGTGGTGGCGGTCATCCTCGGTGGCCTGCTCGCCACAATGCGGCTGTCGGAGAACAGGGTGCTTCGCGGCATCGCGTGGATCTACGTGTGGTTCTTCCGGTCAGTACCCCTGCTGGTGCTCCTGATTCTCACCTTCAACCTCTCGCTGCTCTGGCCGACCATCAGTATCGGAATTCCGTTCGGCCCGACGTTCTACTCGGTCGAGACGCAAGATCTCATCAATCCCTTCGTTGCCGCCGTGGTCACCTTCTCGCTGCAACAGGCCGCCTATACGTCAGAGGTTCTCCGGGCATCCATTCAGTCGGTGCCGACCGGCCAGCGCGAGGCCGCGATCGCGCTCGGCATGACGCGTACGCGAACCATGCTCCGCATTGTTTTTCCCCAGGCGTTCCGTGTCGCGCTGCCGCCCATCGGCAATGACACGATCAACCTGCTCAAGTCGACGTCGCTCGTGGCGTTCATCGCTGTTCCCGACCTGATGTACTCGGTTCAGCAGATCTACTCGGCGAACTTTCTCATCATTCCGCTGCTCGTGGTCGCCACGATCTGGTACATGATCGTGGTCTCTGTGCTGTCGGTCGGCCAGAGCCTGCTCGAACGGCGCCTGCGCAACTCGCCCGCCCGCCAAGGGCGGCAGAAGCCGCCGGGGCTCGCCACGCAGGAATCGTCGCCCACTGCCGTGAATCCGCTCGCCGCCGACCGTTCGGAGCTGACCAAATGA
- a CDS encoding transporter substrate-binding domain-containing protein, producing the protein MKSAPLHRIVLVASLGLAATLAISGCSSSTGTAATSSSTAAAAAATVQLPSSFAGSTLVAPAVTGYPPYAFLQDGKVVGISADLATALSGPFGSTVSLKQDSFENALLGTNSGTYIGTFGADVTADREAAYDQVSFLNDHYEFMSLKGKTIGSDMMSLCGLTISVVAADSAIPVLQTQSTACTTAGKGAITVSTFADQGAATLAVSSKQVDATTATLSNLGYISNQASGQFELGGPKYQYVLIGIATKKGNGMAQAMADGINELIANGEYEKILEAYGVQGDAVDKAEVNPNPVVGG; encoded by the coding sequence ATGAAAAGCGCACCCCTGCACCGCATAGTTCTCGTGGCCTCGCTCGGCTTGGCCGCTACCCTCGCGATCTCCGGATGCTCGAGCAGCACCGGCACGGCCGCGACGTCGAGCTCGACCGCCGCCGCCGCCGCCGCGACCGTTCAACTGCCGAGCTCCTTTGCGGGATCAACGCTCGTCGCCCCTGCTGTCACGGGATACCCGCCGTACGCCTTTCTGCAAGACGGCAAGGTCGTCGGAATCAGCGCCGACCTCGCGACCGCGCTCAGCGGGCCTTTCGGTTCGACCGTGAGCCTCAAGCAGGACTCCTTCGAGAATGCTCTGCTCGGCACGAACAGCGGCACGTACATCGGAACGTTCGGCGCAGACGTCACCGCCGACCGTGAGGCGGCGTACGACCAGGTGTCGTTCTTGAACGATCACTACGAATTCATGTCGCTCAAGGGCAAGACCATCGGCAGCGACATGATGTCGCTCTGCGGTCTCACCATCTCGGTGGTGGCAGCAGACAGCGCCATCCCCGTGCTGCAGACGCAGTCGACCGCCTGCACCACCGCGGGAAAGGGCGCGATCACCGTTTCGACGTTCGCCGACCAGGGCGCCGCAACCCTGGCCGTGTCGAGCAAGCAGGTCGACGCGACCACGGCGACGCTCTCGAACCTCGGCTACATCTCGAACCAGGCGAGCGGCCAGTTCGAACTCGGTGGCCCGAAGTACCAGTACGTGCTGATCGGCATCGCAACCAAGAAGGGCAACGGAATGGCGCAGGCCATGGCCGACGGCATCAACGAGCTCATCGCCAACGGTGAATACGAGAAGATTCTCGAGGCTTATGGTGTGCAAGGCGACGCCGTCGACAAAGCCGAAGTGAACCCCAACCCCGTAGTCGGAGGATAA
- a CDS encoding DUF3830 family protein produces the protein MAADVQKIYLEFENGPRAEATLQTEAAPKTAAAIWKALEVPVTQPVMHAMYAGPEIMFGLPEEAQLFDPATLPAENQQVVPAPGDLIWFHQSKELMAGLDFELWELGIFYGKGGRIFGPLGWTPCTNWASITSGLDEFAAACQETRTIGLKNLTIGRI, from the coding sequence ATGGCTGCCGACGTACAGAAGATCTACCTGGAGTTCGAAAACGGCCCCCGCGCCGAGGCGACCCTGCAGACGGAGGCGGCGCCGAAGACCGCGGCCGCCATCTGGAAGGCGCTCGAGGTTCCCGTGACCCAACCCGTCATGCACGCGATGTACGCGGGCCCCGAGATCATGTTCGGTCTCCCCGAAGAAGCGCAGCTGTTCGATCCCGCCACGCTGCCGGCCGAGAACCAGCAGGTCGTGCCGGCACCGGGCGATCTCATCTGGTTCCACCAGTCGAAAGAGCTGATGGCCGGGCTCGACTTCGAGCTCTGGGAACTCGGCATCTTCTACGGAAAAGGCGGCAGAATCTTCGGGCCGCTGGGCTGGACTCCGTGCACCAACTGGGCCTCGATCACGAGTGGACTCGACGAGTTCGCTGCCGCCTGCCAAGAAACACGAACCATTGGACTGAAAAACCTCACAATCGGGAGAATCTGA
- a CDS encoding gamma-glutamyl-gamma-aminobutyrate hydrolase family protein, whose translation MTADRVDDRLKSAPRPVILISTWRRALPTYLGEATDLYTLGGEYADLVSEAGGIPLMMPHLDAAQIGQLVGRVDGVLLSGGEDVVPETPENAARNHSESALLAEAQFGAIPVFGICRGMQISNVFLGGTLVEDMPASDVHPHAEPGHNPADDRHRITASATWVREGIAQSGVVNSIHHQAVDVLGGNLATAAVADDGQVEAIESTTPGWFVRGVQWHPEKIPGREGREDAVRLLTDFIAAARERASARTVSSATTERSS comes from the coding sequence GTGACGGCGGATCGAGTGGATGATCGCCTCAAGTCGGCGCCTCGCCCGGTCATCCTCATCTCCACCTGGCGCCGGGCACTGCCCACGTATCTCGGCGAAGCGACCGACCTCTACACGCTCGGCGGTGAGTACGCCGATCTCGTCTCCGAAGCCGGCGGCATCCCGCTGATGATGCCGCACCTCGATGCCGCGCAGATCGGGCAGCTCGTCGGTCGCGTCGACGGCGTGCTGCTGTCTGGGGGAGAGGATGTGGTTCCCGAGACACCGGAGAACGCCGCGCGAAACCACAGCGAATCGGCGCTGCTGGCCGAGGCGCAGTTCGGTGCGATTCCGGTTTTCGGCATCTGCCGAGGCATGCAGATCTCGAACGTGTTTCTGGGCGGAACCCTCGTCGAAGACATGCCCGCGAGCGACGTGCATCCGCATGCCGAGCCGGGGCACAACCCCGCCGACGACCGGCACCGCATTACAGCGAGCGCCACGTGGGTTCGGGAAGGTATTGCGCAGAGCGGCGTGGTCAACAGCATCCATCATCAGGCCGTCGACGTGCTCGGCGGCAACCTTGCCACGGCAGCCGTCGCCGATGACGGCCAGGTCGAGGCCATCGAGAGCACCACGCCCGGCTGGTTCGTGCGCGGTGTTCAGTGGCACCCCGAAAAGATTCCCGGCCGAGAAGGCCGAGAAGATGCGGTTCGTCTGTTGACCGACTTCATCGCCGCAGCACGCGAACGGGCCTCCGCTCGCACCGTTTCATCCGCCACCACCGAGAGGAGCAGCTAG
- a CDS encoding aldehyde dehydrogenase family protein translates to MNPDMPTSLDVWAAEASTLSWNPGVLIDGRLVPSQSSQTFDLVSPRDGAVLSAVSAGSSADVDAAVTSARAAFEDGRWAGVAPIERGAVLIRFADVVASRARELALRISLEMGKPAHDALAVELRAIVQCLRWYGQLADKLGDEAPVSSPSSLGLVTREPAGVVGAVVPWNFPLTMTGWKIGPALMAGNSVILKPAEQTSISALLLGELALEAGLPDGVLNVVPGLGSVVGEALGRHPDVDVISFTGSVGVGRRFLGYSAESNGKRVWPELGGKSASVVLADADAGAAGRTTAWGSFYNQGEMCSASSRMVVMRDVLDEAVDAALEQSRTMQPGDPLDDASQMGAIVSEVQLARMQGMVERALKDGATLAAGSIERFDIGSGRGSYLAPIVLTDVRPDMEIAQVEVFGPVLSVIAVASESEAIEVANGTPFGLAAGLWTKDLSAAHRVSRRLRAGTVWVNCYEEGNMSMPFGGSGASGFGRDKSAHAVDKYTDLKSTWIEL, encoded by the coding sequence ATGAATCCTGACATGCCCACCTCGCTCGACGTCTGGGCGGCGGAGGCATCCACCCTCTCGTGGAACCCCGGTGTGCTCATCGACGGCCGCCTTGTGCCGTCACAGTCTTCTCAGACCTTCGACCTCGTCAGCCCGCGCGACGGCGCAGTTCTCTCGGCGGTCAGTGCCGGGTCGTCTGCCGACGTCGATGCGGCGGTGACATCGGCCAGAGCGGCCTTCGAGGATGGCCGGTGGGCGGGCGTTGCGCCGATCGAACGGGGTGCTGTTCTCATTCGGTTCGCCGACGTCGTTGCTTCCCGCGCCAGGGAACTCGCGCTTCGAATCTCGCTGGAGATGGGCAAGCCCGCACACGATGCTCTGGCCGTCGAGCTGCGTGCGATCGTGCAGTGCCTGCGTTGGTACGGTCAGCTCGCCGACAAGCTGGGCGACGAGGCCCCGGTCAGTAGCCCGTCATCGCTGGGCCTGGTCACCCGTGAACCCGCCGGTGTGGTCGGCGCCGTGGTGCCCTGGAATTTTCCTCTCACCATGACCGGCTGGAAGATCGGCCCCGCACTCATGGCGGGTAACAGCGTCATTCTGAAGCCGGCCGAACAGACCAGCATCTCGGCGCTTCTGCTCGGCGAGCTGGCACTCGAAGCCGGTCTTCCCGACGGCGTACTGAATGTCGTGCCCGGTCTTGGCAGCGTTGTGGGCGAGGCGCTCGGTCGTCACCCCGATGTCGATGTCATCTCGTTCACCGGATCGGTCGGCGTGGGCCGCCGTTTCTTGGGCTACTCGGCTGAGTCGAACGGAAAACGAGTCTGGCCTGAACTCGGCGGCAAGTCGGCGTCGGTCGTTCTGGCCGATGCCGACGCCGGGGCCGCCGGCCGAACCACCGCCTGGGGCTCGTTCTACAACCAGGGTGAGATGTGCAGCGCGTCGTCACGCATGGTCGTGATGCGCGATGTGCTCGACGAGGCGGTGGATGCCGCTCTCGAGCAGAGCCGCACGATGCAGCCGGGCGATCCGCTCGATGATGCTAGTCAGATGGGAGCGATCGTCAGCGAGGTGCAGCTCGCCCGCATGCAGGGAATGGTCGAGCGAGCCCTGAAAGACGGAGCTACCCTCGCCGCCGGCTCGATCGAACGGTTCGACATCGGATCGGGTCGGGGCAGTTATCTGGCGCCGATCGTGCTGACCGATGTTCGCCCCGACATGGAGATCGCCCAAGTCGAGGTCTTCGGCCCCGTTCTGTCGGTGATCGCCGTGGCGTCTGAAAGCGAAGCCATTGAGGTGGCGAACGGCACGCCGTTCGGATTGGCCGCGGGCCTGTGGACGAAAGACCTTTCTGCTGCTCACCGCGTCTCGCGCCGGCTTCGCGCGGGCACCGTGTGGGTCAACTGCTACGAAGAGGGAAATATGTCGATGCCATTCGGCGGCTCGGGCGCGAGCGGTTTCGGCCGAGACAAGAGCGCTCATGCCGTCGACAAGTACACCGATCTCAAGAGCACCTGGATCGAACTGTGA
- a CDS encoding Lrp/AsnC family transcriptional regulator — MSTTLEFDDLDAKLALALQANGRASWGRIATAIDVPVRTVTRRGQRLIETGAVRVSTYLDTTMVGHARPLIVQIGTHPGRAMDVAQAIAARPDASSVSVLESGADVVCQLMPRTPQESARLVVSELPRIDGLLSVRVGTVLKFFRSGFDWTAAPLPPATLDALRDKSQWPGAADSKAAAVTLTPEDERLVEALAEDGRATAIEISARIGVTPPTVKRRLDALLALGALHVRTEISSSLHDLRVEALTWLELPPDRVEEVGSALSRHPSVRFCAACTGEAQILVDCIVSDEKALYRFLTEDVAGLGAHRTQTAVVLVPVRRGPMILNDMAAL, encoded by the coding sequence GTGTCCACGACTCTAGAATTCGACGACCTCGACGCGAAGCTCGCCCTCGCGCTTCAGGCGAACGGCCGCGCCAGCTGGGGGCGCATAGCGACCGCCATCGATGTTCCCGTGCGAACCGTGACTCGCCGCGGGCAGCGCCTGATCGAAACGGGAGCGGTACGCGTATCGACGTATCTCGACACCACCATGGTCGGGCACGCTCGGCCCCTCATCGTGCAGATCGGAACGCACCCGGGACGCGCGATGGATGTCGCCCAGGCGATCGCGGCTCGCCCCGATGCATCCAGTGTCTCGGTGCTGGAGAGCGGTGCCGATGTGGTCTGCCAGCTCATGCCGCGCACACCCCAGGAGAGCGCCCGGCTCGTCGTGAGCGAACTGCCGCGAATCGACGGACTGCTGTCTGTTCGAGTCGGAACGGTGCTGAAGTTCTTCCGTTCGGGTTTCGACTGGACGGCGGCCCCGCTGCCGCCGGCCACCCTCGACGCGCTGCGCGATAAGAGCCAATGGCCCGGCGCAGCCGACTCGAAGGCAGCCGCCGTGACGCTCACGCCCGAAGACGAACGCCTGGTCGAGGCGCTGGCCGAAGATGGTCGTGCGACAGCCATCGAGATCAGCGCGCGCATCGGGGTCACTCCGCCCACGGTGAAGCGGCGACTGGATGCCCTGCTAGCGCTCGGCGCACTGCATGTTCGTACGGAGATTTCTTCGTCGCTGCACGATCTGCGCGTCGAGGCGCTGACCTGGCTCGAACTGCCGCCTGATCGGGTGGAAGAAGTGGGTTCTGCCCTCAGCCGCCACCCATCGGTACGGTTCTGCGCGGCCTGCACCGGGGAGGCGCAGATTCTCGTCGACTGCATCGTCAGCGACGAGAAGGCGCTCTACCGATTTCTCACCGAAGACGTGGCCGGCCTCGGTGCCCACCGCACGCAGACTGCCGTGGTGCTCGTGCCGGTACGCCGAGGCCCGATGATTTTGAACGATATGGCCGCTTTGTAA